The proteins below are encoded in one region of Mya arenaria isolate MELC-2E11 chromosome 15, ASM2691426v1:
- the LOC128220669 gene encoding DNA polymerase III subunit epsilon-like yields the protein MDVQRAGKLTSNTRKMCDTDGRQSNTDKAKEIAQPKQRKRTDQKRKRLGSDSPTKTEEKEKPKTDDTCEEVQPKRRKKTHRKRTRPGDDNPTIITFDLETTGLIDDEDNMPHITQIAAMEKMSRLKFCIYVKPKKSLTNEAKSLTGIVMTNADTMLVKGKKVNAVGIRVAIGKLCEWLERFSNVSLVAHNGRWFDFRVVKSAIESIGMEDRLYKCVCTLVDSLPIFQKMYPGKSNKQADLVLSLLGTGYNEHDATADVAALSKLISHVDLYRKEILKYSFNFSDI from the exons ATGGACGTGCAAAGAGCTGGGAAACTCACATCAAATACTAGAAAAATGTGTGATACCGACGGAAGACAATC CAATACAGACAAGGCTAAGGAGATAGCCCAACCAAAACAGAGGAAAAGGACAGACCAAAAACGAAAGCGGTTAGGGAGTGATAGTCCAACTAAAACAGAGGAAAAGGAAAAACCTAAAACGGACGACACTTGCGAAGAAGTCCAGCCAAAGCGAAGGAAAAAGACGCACCGAAAACGGACACGGCCAGGGGATGATAATCCAACTATCATAACCTTCGATTTAGAAACTACAGGATTGA TTGATGATGAAGACAATATGccacacattacacaaatagcGGCCATGGAAAAAATGTCTCGTTTAAAGTTTTGCATTTATGTAAAACCgaaaaaaagtttaacaaaTGAAGCCAAGAGCCTAACTGGCATTGTAATGACTAATGCTGATACAATGTTAGTTAAAGGCAAAAAGGTGAACGCAGTCGGGATCAGAGTAGCCATTGGTAAACTGTGTGAGTGGTTGGAACGGTTTTCTAATGTCTCTTTGGTAGCCCATAACGGTCGATGGTTTGATTTTCGTGTTGTGAAATCCGCCATCGAGAGTATTGGTATGGAGGACAGACTctataaatgtgtttgtacatTGGTGGATTCCCTTCCAATTTTCCAAAAGATGTATCCGGGAAAGTCGAATAAGCAAGCTGACCTTGTACTTTCCCTGCTTGGAACTGGGTATAATGAGCACGATGCCACTGCTGATGTAGCTGCGCTAAGCAAACTCATCAGTCATGTCGATCTATATCGAAAAGAAATCCTGAAATACAGTTTTAATTTTTCGGATATTTAA